The nucleotide window GACAGCTGGCATGAGAAATTCTATTGATAGAGAAATTTAATACTGTATTTCATATCAATCgtttatttatttatttatttatttattcaatatatacatatacaTCTATGTGTATATATTTATCACTTGTTTATTATGATATCGCGCCAAAGCTCGATGTACAGAATTGGTTATTCTTCATTCGTTCCAGTCATCTAAGTTCGTTTCTAACATGCTAAGGCCCCAGTAGGCACCTTCTTCTCAAAGTCTATCATTTGAATGTCTTCAAATGTATGTGCAAGGATATGGGAATTGTCatcattgaattcaaaaatgaagacACCCTTTATAATCCTGGAATTTTTACTGTCATTTGTTTCATACGGATTCAGAGAATCGACTTGAGCAGATACAGCATCTCCGGAAACggattttgaagaaggatGGAATACAAAGTCTAGGAATGGAGGCTTCGAATCTTTCATTGTTGGAAAAGGGGTCACTCTacctttttgatttcttatTGGCTTCTCACATTCCTCTTTCGAGGAACAACTTTGCCAATTAATAACCAATTTATCGTTCTTCGTACAGCAATTAAACTGCTTCTGCTTGGCCAAACTATCTTTGTCGTCTCTTAACAGTGTTAGCACCGAAGTTATGAGTAGTTGGCTTCTCCTGGTTAGTATTAGTTTATTTGTAAGAAGTCTAATGGCATTAATGGACGCCTTGTACTTCGTTTTACCACTTAATACGGGAAAATAGGGATGTGTCGTTGGCAGCAGCCTTAGCTTGATGTTTTTGTCTATTATTGAATCTTCGAAGGGCTCCTGTAGAAAATTCGGGACCCCTTTCTTTGTAAGATACTCTGTCATCGTGCCTAAATTAGCATGCCGCAGAGAATATAATCGGTAACATGTATGACTCATACGTATCCTTGTTAAATGGCTTAAAGATCGTGAAGCGCACTCGAAGTGTTTGATATGCAGAAACATATCCCTCTTAGAGAGCCTATATAATCAACTAGTACTATTTTTCGGCCATGTATTTTCAACATGTTGATCCCTcaattttcagtttttgagaaatcttcaaataatAAGTAACAGCCAGCGCCTGTAATGTACCAAAAAGTCCTTTTGAATCttatatgaaaaatggaacAATATTGCCTATCCCAGCACCAAAAGCGATGCGAGATTTTTCATAAGCTGTGAATGAGTAATTGAGCATGCAGGCAAATGCAAACAGCCTCTCATACGCCACCTATAAGCTTTTTTCCCCCTTATTGCTCGTCTTTTGATATTACTGATAGGTATGAAAGTGGTACAAGCGAAATTCTTACAGATGTGACATTACTGCTGAAATCTAACAAGATTCTGGGCACATCATCACATAGTTCAAAGGGTCGTATTTGACCTGAACTCTCAAGATTCTAATTGTGAACATTAATTATCTCTCTCCTACACTCTAACAAACCAAATCAAGGAAATAACAACGGTTGAAATGTTAACACTTATATTTTAAACACAGCGTCTTGTATACATTGTTCAGAAGCTTCATATTTATCCTCATTACTGTAACCTTCTCTTGTTAAAAGTGAGTTATCTATGTCAAATCCACAAAACCCACGCATTTTATGGGATCGCAACCTAACGGTCGTCGGTGTTCGAggttttttttaaaatggacgttttcttcaaatcacGACTCAGTTAAGAGAATATAATAGGACGGCATTGTGGTCAACTTGCTACTCACGGTGAATCACTGAATATCAGCAATTGGGTTCATAATTGTGTATTATAGTCATTCTCTTTAAGGTGTAGAGTGACTGTACTATTAAAAGACTTTCAAGTGGCGGTCttattttttcctttgcaTAGGGTTATTGAAATAGCTTAAGGACATTTTCAGCTCTAGTTCCGTTACTATCATAGAAGTAGTACCCCCGACTCTATCAATTGCATAGCTCTACTGATTTCTTCACgtttctcttcaatttgagaTTTCGATATACACTACCATAATGGCGTCCCAATTCTTCCTAAAGACGTCACAAGACATTGAGCTGTTCCAGGGGTATCCTGATTTCACACAGTCTGCATCTAACTCTAGTGAAGGTGGTGTcatatcttcaatattaTCGCCATGCGGTAGATTTTTGGCTCTATCAACAAAAGATTAcgtgaaaattttcaccgGTGGAATTTTAGAAATATTACTTTTGGAGCTGCCTTTGTCCAACACCTACAACTTGCAATTTTCGCCTGCCGGAAACTACTTAAGTACATGGGAGAGACCATCTGTGGACGATTCAGCTCATCAAAACGTAAAAGTTTGGTATCTAAATAGAGACTTCAGTGATAGCGATAAAAACGTGGAACCTGCATTTCAGTATCAGGCAAAAAGTCAAAGCGGATGGGCTCTACAGTTCTCTAAACTAGATAACTATGCTGTCAAACAGTTCAGTAAAGAATTAAGGATTGTGAAATT belongs to Zygotorulaspora mrakii chromosome 1, complete sequence and includes:
- the MCO32 gene encoding Mco32p (similar to Saccharomyces cerevisiae YGR053C; ancestral locus Anc_4.193), giving the protein MFLHIKHFECASRSLSHLTRIRMSHTCYRLYSLRHANLGTMTEYLTKKGVPNFLQEPFEDSIIDKNIKLRLLPTTHPYFPVLSGKTKYKASINAIRLLTNKLILTRRSQLLITSVLTLLRDDKDSLAKQKQFNCCTKNDKLVINWQSCSSKEECEKPIRNQKGRVTPFPTMKDSKPPFLDFVFHPSSKSVSGDAVSAQVDSLNPYETNDSKNSRIIKGVFIFEFNDDNSHILAHTFEDIQMIDFEKKVPTGALAC